In Miscanthus floridulus cultivar M001 chromosome 5, ASM1932011v1, whole genome shotgun sequence, one genomic interval encodes:
- the LOC136453945 gene encoding uncharacterized protein: MDPISMEKIRAMNKYNKSRRQLQLPALSVYMAATFVLCLLLTSPAWFPRLCSALGFFILTTLPDLVTAFLLSPKCLFVVGNLIVAFLVGESRLAPRRDDGQPSLVNEMHEEHVKKNTVMAAAKATTAAAAVVVDHSAFVGAVREEVEVEVEVKEEEGEEEELHKRVEDFIARVKKQRKLELKSFFDVDR; the protein is encoded by the coding sequence ATGGATCCCATTAGCATGGAGAAGATCAGGGCCATGAACAAGTACAACAAGAGCAGGAGGCAGCTGCAGCTTCCTGCTCTCTCAGTCTACATGGCTGCCACTTTTGTCCTCTGTCTGCTGCTCACTAGCCCTGCCTGGTTCCCCAGGCTGTGCTCGGCCCTTGGCTTCTTCATCCTCACCACTCTCCCTGACTTGGTCACGGCCTTCCTGCTCAGCCCCAAGTGCCTCTTCGTCGTCGGCAACCTCATCGTCGCCTTCCTCGTTGGGGAGTCTAGGCTGGCGCCGAGGAGGGACGACGGCCAGCCTTCCTTGGTGAACGAGATGCACGAGGAGCACGTGAAGAAGAACACGGTGATGGCCGCCGCAAAGGCGACTACCGCCGCCGCGGCGGTGGTGGTTGACCACAGCGCCTTTGTTGGAGCCGTTAGGGAGGAGGtggaggtcgaggtcgaggtgaaggaagaggaaggagaagaggaggagctGCACAAGAGAGTGGAGGACTTCATTGCAAGGGTCAAGAAGCAAAGGAAGCTGGAGCTCAAGAGCTTCTTCGATGTTGATCGATGA
- the LOC136453946 gene encoding uncharacterized WD repeat-containing protein C17D11.16-like isoform X1, which translates to MEEDSLKGMISAISWVPRGAAKCMPVVADPPTQEEIAEAMKTFALGRDSGSDVDEDDDAGNMELDGAAEAKDEVDEAARAKAVAKALAKGSSKVDDVADGLRELNMDAYDDEDEEVDVIGSGLGDLYYLDNGMDPYLKKNNDDDDDDDNDDSDIDDKMIMPTDFVIVCAHSEDDIFSLQVNILEETDDGEQNIFVHHDVPLADFPLCTAWMDFNLKGGEKGNFVAVGTMDPAIEIWDLDMVDELQPHMVLGGLSKKKAKGKKGKKYKKGSHRSSVLGLAWNKEVRNVLASASADTTVKIWDVAVGKCAVTLEHHDDKVQAVAWSPQSPEVLLSGSFDKTVAVNDMKDGRQSCHKWSVEADVESLAWNPHNEHSFVVSLENGMVQAFDKRTASSSSSVQSMYTLHAHDKAVSSISFSPSAPNFLATGSVDKMVKLWDLSNDKPSCIASQNPKLGAIFSVSFSNDSSFLLACGGSKGKLKVWDTLREPAIARKFSK; encoded by the exons ATGGAGGAGGATTCGCTCAAGGGGATGATCTCCGCCATATCCTGGGTGCCCAGGGGCGCCGCCAAGTGCATGCCCGTCGTCGCCGACCCGCCCACGCAGGAGGAGATCGCCGAGGCCATGAAGACCTTCGCCCTGGGAAGAGA CTCCGGGAGCGACGTTGACGAGGATGATGATGCTGGCAACATGGAACTCGACGGTGCGGCAGAGGCGAAGGACGAGGTTGATGAGGCTGCCAGGGCCAAGGCCGTTGCGAAGGCGCTCGCCAAGGGCTCCAGTAAGGTGGACGACGTTGCTGATGGGCTCCGCGAGCTCAACATGGATGcatatgatgatgaggacgaag AGGTTGATGTTATCGGCTCCGGTTTGGGGGACTTGTACTATCTGGACAACGGAATGGACCCCTATCTCAAGAAGAACAAT gatgatgacgacgacgacgacaacgacgatTCGGACATTGACGATAAGATGATCATGCCTACCGATTTTGTTATTGTCTGCGCACACAGTGAGGATGATATCTTCTCTCTTCAG GTCAACATTCTTGAAGAAACAGATGACGGTGAACAAAATATCTTTGTGCATCATGATGTTCCTCTTGCTGATTTTCCGCTCTGCACTGCTTGGATGGATTTTAATCTCAAAGGTGGCGAAAAAG GCAATTTTGTAGCCGTTGGAACCATGGATCCTGCCATCGAAATATGGGACTTAGATATG GTTGATGAATTGCAGCCGCACATGGTGCTAGGAGGACTTTCAAAAAAGAAGGCAAAGGGCAAAAAG GGGAAAAAGTATAAGAAAGGAAGTCACAGAAGTTCTGTGCTTGGTCTTGCATGGAACAAGGAAGTGAG GAATGTTCTAGCTAGTGCAAGTGCTGACACAACTGTGAAAATCTGGGATGTAGCTGTTGGTAAATGTGCAGTCACACTAGAACACCATGATGACAAA GTCCAAGCAGTTGCTTGGAGCCCACAGTCTCCTGAAGTTCTTCTTAGCGGATCCTTTGATAAAACAGTTGCCGTG AATGATATGAAAGATGGTCGACAGAGTTGCCATAAATGGTCTGTTGAAGCAGATGTGGAAAGTTTAGCTTGGAATCCACACAATGAACACTCATTTGTG GTCAGTCTTGAAAATGGGATGGTTCAAGCCTTCGATAAGCGAACAGCTTCATCAAGTTCTTCTGTCCAGTCTATGTATACCCTTCATGCACATGATAAGGCTGTTTCTTCCATCTCCTTCAGCCCATCTGCCCCCAAC TTTCTCGCAACAGGCTCGGTTGATAAAATG GTGAAACTATGGGATCTATCAAATGACAAACCATCATGCATTGCCTCCCAAAATCCAAAACTT GGAGCTATTTTTTCGGTATCATTTTCAAATGACAGCTCCTTCTTGTTAGCCTGTGGAGGTTCAAAAGGCAAACTAAAA GTTTGGGACACGCTAAGGGAGCCCGCCATAGCTCGCAAGTTCAGCAAATAG
- the LOC136453946 gene encoding uncharacterized WD repeat-containing protein C17D11.16-like isoform X2 has protein sequence MELDGAAEAKDEVDEAARAKAVAKALAKGSSKVDDVADGLRELNMDAYDDEDEEVDVIGSGLGDLYYLDNGMDPYLKKNNDDDDDDDNDDSDIDDKMIMPTDFVIVCAHSEDDIFSLQVNILEETDDGEQNIFVHHDVPLADFPLCTAWMDFNLKGGEKGNFVAVGTMDPAIEIWDLDMVDELQPHMVLGGLSKKKAKGKKGKKYKKGSHRSSVLGLAWNKEVRNVLASASADTTVKIWDVAVGKCAVTLEHHDDKVQAVAWSPQSPEVLLSGSFDKTVAVNDMKDGRQSCHKWSVEADVESLAWNPHNEHSFVVSLENGMVQAFDKRTASSSSSVQSMYTLHAHDKAVSSISFSPSAPNFLATGSVDKMVKLWDLSNDKPSCIASQNPKLGAIFSVSFSNDSSFLLACGGSKGKLKVWDTLREPAIARKFSK, from the exons ATGGAACTCGACGGTGCGGCAGAGGCGAAGGACGAGGTTGATGAGGCTGCCAGGGCCAAGGCCGTTGCGAAGGCGCTCGCCAAGGGCTCCAGTAAGGTGGACGACGTTGCTGATGGGCTCCGCGAGCTCAACATGGATGcatatgatgatgaggacgaag AGGTTGATGTTATCGGCTCCGGTTTGGGGGACTTGTACTATCTGGACAACGGAATGGACCCCTATCTCAAGAAGAACAAT gatgatgacgacgacgacgacaacgacgatTCGGACATTGACGATAAGATGATCATGCCTACCGATTTTGTTATTGTCTGCGCACACAGTGAGGATGATATCTTCTCTCTTCAG GTCAACATTCTTGAAGAAACAGATGACGGTGAACAAAATATCTTTGTGCATCATGATGTTCCTCTTGCTGATTTTCCGCTCTGCACTGCTTGGATGGATTTTAATCTCAAAGGTGGCGAAAAAG GCAATTTTGTAGCCGTTGGAACCATGGATCCTGCCATCGAAATATGGGACTTAGATATG GTTGATGAATTGCAGCCGCACATGGTGCTAGGAGGACTTTCAAAAAAGAAGGCAAAGGGCAAAAAG GGGAAAAAGTATAAGAAAGGAAGTCACAGAAGTTCTGTGCTTGGTCTTGCATGGAACAAGGAAGTGAG GAATGTTCTAGCTAGTGCAAGTGCTGACACAACTGTGAAAATCTGGGATGTAGCTGTTGGTAAATGTGCAGTCACACTAGAACACCATGATGACAAA GTCCAAGCAGTTGCTTGGAGCCCACAGTCTCCTGAAGTTCTTCTTAGCGGATCCTTTGATAAAACAGTTGCCGTG AATGATATGAAAGATGGTCGACAGAGTTGCCATAAATGGTCTGTTGAAGCAGATGTGGAAAGTTTAGCTTGGAATCCACACAATGAACACTCATTTGTG GTCAGTCTTGAAAATGGGATGGTTCAAGCCTTCGATAAGCGAACAGCTTCATCAAGTTCTTCTGTCCAGTCTATGTATACCCTTCATGCACATGATAAGGCTGTTTCTTCCATCTCCTTCAGCCCATCTGCCCCCAAC TTTCTCGCAACAGGCTCGGTTGATAAAATG GTGAAACTATGGGATCTATCAAATGACAAACCATCATGCATTGCCTCCCAAAATCCAAAACTT GGAGCTATTTTTTCGGTATCATTTTCAAATGACAGCTCCTTCTTGTTAGCCTGTGGAGGTTCAAAAGGCAAACTAAAA GTTTGGGACACGCTAAGGGAGCCCGCCATAGCTCGCAAGTTCAGCAAATAG
- the LOC136453946 gene encoding uncharacterized WD repeat-containing protein C17D11.16-like isoform X3, which translates to MEEDSLKGMISAISWVPRGAAKCMPVVADPPTQEEIAEAMKTFALGRDSGSDVDEDDDAGNMELDGAAEAKDEVDEAARAKAVAKALAKGSSKVDDVADGLRELNMDAYDDEDEEVDVIGSGLGDLYYLDNGMDPYLKKNNDDDDDDDNDDSDIDDKMIMPTDFVIVCAHSEDDIFSLQVNILEETDDGEQNIFVHHDVPLADFPLCTAWMDFNLKGGEKGNFVAVGTMDPAIEIWDLDMVDELQPHMVLGGLSKKKAKGKKGKKYKKGSHRSSVLGLAWNKEVRNVLASASADTTVKIWDVAVGKCAVTLEHHDDKVQAVAWSPQSPEVLLSGSFDKTVAVNDMKDGRQSCHKWSVEADVESLAWNPHNEHSFVASQS; encoded by the exons ATGGAGGAGGATTCGCTCAAGGGGATGATCTCCGCCATATCCTGGGTGCCCAGGGGCGCCGCCAAGTGCATGCCCGTCGTCGCCGACCCGCCCACGCAGGAGGAGATCGCCGAGGCCATGAAGACCTTCGCCCTGGGAAGAGA CTCCGGGAGCGACGTTGACGAGGATGATGATGCTGGCAACATGGAACTCGACGGTGCGGCAGAGGCGAAGGACGAGGTTGATGAGGCTGCCAGGGCCAAGGCCGTTGCGAAGGCGCTCGCCAAGGGCTCCAGTAAGGTGGACGACGTTGCTGATGGGCTCCGCGAGCTCAACATGGATGcatatgatgatgaggacgaag AGGTTGATGTTATCGGCTCCGGTTTGGGGGACTTGTACTATCTGGACAACGGAATGGACCCCTATCTCAAGAAGAACAAT gatgatgacgacgacgacgacaacgacgatTCGGACATTGACGATAAGATGATCATGCCTACCGATTTTGTTATTGTCTGCGCACACAGTGAGGATGATATCTTCTCTCTTCAG GTCAACATTCTTGAAGAAACAGATGACGGTGAACAAAATATCTTTGTGCATCATGATGTTCCTCTTGCTGATTTTCCGCTCTGCACTGCTTGGATGGATTTTAATCTCAAAGGTGGCGAAAAAG GCAATTTTGTAGCCGTTGGAACCATGGATCCTGCCATCGAAATATGGGACTTAGATATG GTTGATGAATTGCAGCCGCACATGGTGCTAGGAGGACTTTCAAAAAAGAAGGCAAAGGGCAAAAAG GGGAAAAAGTATAAGAAAGGAAGTCACAGAAGTTCTGTGCTTGGTCTTGCATGGAACAAGGAAGTGAG GAATGTTCTAGCTAGTGCAAGTGCTGACACAACTGTGAAAATCTGGGATGTAGCTGTTGGTAAATGTGCAGTCACACTAGAACACCATGATGACAAA GTCCAAGCAGTTGCTTGGAGCCCACAGTCTCCTGAAGTTCTTCTTAGCGGATCCTTTGATAAAACAGTTGCCGTG AATGATATGAAAGATGGTCGACAGAGTTGCCATAAATGGTCTGTTGAAGCAGATGTGGAAAGTTTAGCTTGGAATCCACACAATGAACACTCATTTGTGGCGA GTCAGTCTTGA